In Deltaproteobacteria bacterium, the following proteins share a genomic window:
- a CDS encoding SGNH/GDSL hydrolase family protein — protein MANNKKSPFVLIKQSMGKIGKSEITLLLASTIISLLLVETGARVWLHNFATPKQFHIYSLISEIDPQSRIYSPHHYLNYYPTPNFKKGLTYHNALGYRDKEFTVKKPPGEYRIVTLGGSTTYTTSVADNEKTYPSQLEKTLKKTYGYDNVRVINAGVGGYNSWESLINLQFRVLDLDPDLVIVYHGGNDITQRMVLPEAYRGDNSGSRRQWSLPPVSFLDYSCFLRIIRRKMGLSYQTDLNLVTRANSNFIYRTYFISPQIESSLAGLLKINPPIYFKRNLQNMVVIAKEHGAKIMLATFAHTHAYTTYTKHYFSSGTYRQIGYAESNKVVKDIAINYSIPLFDFANAMPKYVRYWSDAVHLNESGALLKAELFAQFINEQGLITKER, from the coding sequence ATGGCTAATAACAAGAAATCGCCTTTTGTACTAATCAAACAGTCAATGGGAAAAATCGGCAAAAGTGAAATAACATTACTTCTTGCAAGCACGATTATTTCACTTTTGCTTGTTGAAACAGGGGCAAGGGTTTGGTTGCATAATTTTGCAACGCCCAAACAATTTCATATCTACTCTCTAATTTCAGAGATAGACCCACAAAGCAGAATCTATTCTCCCCATCATTATCTAAATTACTATCCCACACCAAACTTTAAGAAGGGATTAACCTATCACAACGCTTTAGGTTATCGAGACAAAGAATTTACCGTAAAAAAACCTCCCGGAGAATACCGTATAGTCACTCTTGGCGGTTCTACCACATACACAACATCTGTTGCCGACAATGAAAAAACCTATCCTTCACAACTAGAAAAAACATTAAAGAAAACTTACGGTTATGATAATGTGAGGGTAATTAACGCAGGGGTAGGCGGTTATAATTCCTGGGAATCTTTAATCAATCTTCAATTTCGTGTTCTTGATCTCGACCCTGATCTTGTTATCGTTTATCATGGCGGGAATGATATAACTCAGAGAATGGTCTTACCTGAAGCATACCGGGGCGATAACTCAGGGTCACGCAGACAATGGTCTTTGCCTCCCGTCAGTTTTCTCGATTACAGTTGTTTTTTAAGAATAATCAGAAGAAAGATGGGATTATCCTATCAGACTGATCTAAACCTGGTGACAAGAGCAAACAGCAACTTTATTTACAGAACATATTTTATCAGTCCCCAAATTGAATCCAGCCTTGCCGGACTGTTGAAAATCAATCCTCCAATATATTTTAAACGTAATCTTCAAAACATGGTTGTTATTGCAAAAGAACATGGAGCAAAAATTATGCTTGCTACATTTGCTCATACCCATGCCTATACAACTTATACAAAACACTATTTCTCTTCCGGAACATATCGGCAAATTGGATACGCTGAGAGTAATAAAGTGGTAAAAGATATTGCCATTAATTATTCCATTCCGCTTTTTGATTTTGCCAACGCAATGCCAAAGTATGTGCGATACTGGTCTGATGCGGTGCACCTCAACGAAAGTGGCGCACTGCTGAAAGCAGAATTATTTGCTCAATTCATCAATGAGCAAGGACTCATAACAAAAGAACGCTGA
- a CDS encoding hydantoinase B/oxoprolinase family protein, which produces MNNNKKWKFAVDRGGTFTDIVGIDPEGCFHTSKLLSSSPAYSDASIEGIRRVMGIRGNGPLPEERIGEIRFGTTVATNALLERKGGRVGLVITKGFADLIEIGYQARPDIFSLAIKKPSILYSKVIEVDERIDSEGKVVKNLDSERLSKAISEIKGKVDTVAVVLMHSWRNAGHELLCRDILKRHGIKEVFLSHRTMNLIKIVSRGQSCVVDAYLSPVIHKYLDGIREATGNIPIEFIQSSGTLSHPDNFLGKDAILSGPAGGVIGVASITAETGLKGVIGFDMGGTSTDVSRYDGEPDKVYERIIEGIELQKEMLNINAVAAGGGSILSFDGRRMLAGPESAGADPGPACYGFGGPLTVTDANLITGRIALEYFPKTFGPERNAPLDAGRARALFEELSNEINAAMGASLSAEDTANGFLRIANEKMALAIKEISLSKGLDVRHYALVCFGGAGGQHACQLASLLGMKKIIFHPLGGVMSAYGIGLAKPDRKSDRTVLMELNRENHKKIEALLDEMESQIMPSSSGGRAYLAKRETDIRPKGTDSYITVKYGAYDEILTSFMKKHEQLFGFHPEDSPLEVVNLRIRVSEEVDFFPPYRENKSGRRESANPISRQEVIFPHGKYKADMYLRESLPPGRIIEGPAMILDKYSTLIIDPGFTGEVMDQGIISLTGFSGKKEQIKAEKSPDPILLEVFNNLFMNISTEMGHTLRNTAHSVNIKERLDFSCALFDSKGELVANAPHIPVHLGSMSDAVKGVMAGQGTLIQRGHIYLTNDPYNGGSHLPDITAVCPIFSAKGEIIFFTAARGHHADIGGTTPGSMPPGALHIDEEGVLIKNMLIVKEGRFMEEEARGLLTSGKYPARNMDERISDLRAQVAACHKGREEIERLVNNYGLATVKSYMNFIQQNAGFSIKKALSTFLAPNTPFEASFKDLLDDGSPIAVNIKIKPGNNPPESIRCIIDFTGTGSEHKSDNLNAPLSVTRSAVLYVLRSLIKEDIPLNSGCLKPIRIIVPEGSLLNPAYPSPVASGNVETSQRIVDVLLGAFGVAAASQGTMNNFIFQVEGDTPYYETIAGGSGAMAGHDGASGVQVHMTNTRMTDPEILEVRHPDVRLERFSLREGSGGAGRFRGGDGLIRELTFLKAAEVSLISERRTYPPYGIAGGMAAKKGRNLVRKNGMPPEEMESRFNIKLGKDTSVIIETPGGGGYGEKLP; this is translated from the coding sequence ATGAATAATAACAAAAAATGGAAATTCGCCGTCGACCGGGGCGGCACCTTCACCGACATTGTCGGCATTGATCCTGAGGGCTGCTTTCACACATCAAAACTCCTTTCCAGTTCACCTGCATATAGTGACGCCTCTATAGAAGGAATAAGGCGGGTGATGGGCATTAGAGGTAACGGTCCACTCCCGGAAGAAAGAATCGGGGAAATACGTTTCGGAACGACTGTTGCCACAAACGCCCTCCTTGAACGTAAGGGAGGGCGTGTCGGCCTCGTCATTACAAAAGGTTTTGCCGACCTCATCGAAATAGGCTATCAGGCCAGGCCCGACATTTTTTCTCTTGCCATAAAAAAACCTTCCATCCTCTATTCAAAAGTTATCGAAGTCGATGAGCGAATCGACTCAGAGGGGAAGGTCGTTAAAAACCTTGATAGTGAGCGCCTTTCAAAAGCCATTAGTGAGATCAAGGGAAAAGTCGATACGGTGGCCGTCGTTCTCATGCATTCCTGGAGAAATGCCGGACATGAATTGCTGTGCCGGGATATTCTAAAGAGACACGGCATAAAGGAAGTATTTCTCTCTCACCGGACGATGAATCTCATCAAAATCGTCAGCCGGGGCCAGAGCTGCGTCGTTGACGCCTACTTAAGCCCTGTCATTCATAAATACCTGGACGGCATCAGGGAAGCAACCGGCAATATTCCCATTGAATTTATACAGAGTTCGGGAACACTCAGCCATCCCGACAACTTCCTCGGAAAAGACGCCATCCTTTCGGGACCCGCAGGAGGCGTCATCGGCGTCGCCTCCATTACGGCTGAAACGGGATTAAAAGGCGTTATCGGCTTCGATATGGGAGGCACATCGACAGATGTTTCCCGCTATGACGGTGAACCGGATAAAGTCTACGAACGGATTATCGAGGGCATAGAGCTGCAAAAAGAGATGCTCAATATCAATGCCGTTGCCGCAGGGGGTGGCTCCATACTCTCATTCGACGGCCGGCGCATGCTGGCAGGCCCTGAGTCGGCAGGGGCAGATCCGGGGCCGGCCTGTTACGGTTTCGGCGGCCCCCTTACCGTTACCGATGCCAACCTCATTACAGGCAGGATCGCCCTCGAATATTTCCCAAAGACCTTCGGCCCTGAAAGGAATGCCCCTCTTGATGCAGGCAGGGCAAGGGCACTTTTCGAGGAACTCTCCAATGAAATCAATGCAGCCATGGGCGCCTCTTTGTCGGCGGAAGACACAGCCAATGGATTTCTGCGTATTGCCAACGAAAAGATGGCCCTTGCCATTAAGGAAATTTCTCTTTCCAAAGGGCTCGATGTAAGGCACTACGCCCTCGTCTGTTTTGGAGGCGCCGGCGGTCAACATGCCTGCCAGCTTGCGTCTCTTCTCGGGATGAAAAAAATCATCTTTCATCCCCTGGGAGGTGTTATGTCTGCCTACGGTATCGGGCTGGCAAAACCGGACAGAAAATCAGACAGAACGGTCCTTATGGAACTGAACAGGGAGAACCATAAAAAGATAGAAGCCCTTCTCGATGAAATGGAGAGTCAAATTATGCCGTCATCATCAGGGGGGAGAGCCTATCTTGCAAAAAGGGAGACCGACATCCGGCCCAAAGGCACAGACTCTTACATAACGGTCAAATATGGCGCTTATGATGAAATACTAACTTCATTTATGAAAAAACACGAACAATTGTTCGGCTTTCACCCTGAAGATTCACCCCTTGAAGTGGTGAACCTGAGAATCCGCGTTAGTGAAGAAGTGGACTTTTTCCCCCCTTACAGAGAAAACAAATCCGGCAGGCGCGAAAGCGCAAATCCCATATCCAGACAGGAAGTTATCTTCCCTCATGGAAAATACAAGGCAGATATGTATCTGAGAGAGTCTCTCCCCCCCGGCAGAATCATTGAAGGACCGGCCATGATCCTTGATAAATATTCAACCCTTATCATTGATCCCGGTTTTACGGGAGAGGTAATGGATCAAGGGATTATCTCCCTGACAGGGTTTTCCGGGAAAAAAGAGCAAATAAAAGCAGAAAAATCACCGGATCCCATACTTCTGGAAGTCTTTAACAACCTCTTTATGAATATCTCCACTGAAATGGGGCACACACTCAGAAACACGGCCCATTCGGTCAATATCAAGGAGCGACTCGACTTCTCCTGCGCTCTCTTTGATAGCAAGGGAGAACTCGTTGCCAATGCGCCGCACATCCCCGTTCATCTCGGCTCCATGTCCGATGCGGTCAAGGGGGTTATGGCCGGACAAGGCACCCTCATACAGCGTGGCCATATTTACCTGACAAACGATCCCTACAACGGCGGTTCACACCTCCCTGACATAACCGCTGTCTGCCCCATTTTTTCCGCTAAGGGAGAGATCATTTTCTTTACGGCGGCAAGGGGACACCATGCCGATATTGGAGGCACAACACCCGGCTCCATGCCCCCCGGGGCGCTTCATATCGATGAAGAAGGAGTGCTCATAAAAAACATGCTCATCGTAAAAGAGGGGCGCTTTATGGAAGAAGAAGCAAGGGGACTTCTAACTTCCGGCAAGTACCCTGCCCGGAATATGGATGAACGGATCTCCGACCTTAGAGCCCAGGTGGCGGCATGCCACAAAGGGAGGGAAGAAATAGAGCGGCTCGTTAATAACTATGGACTTGCAACGGTGAAATCCTATATGAATTTCATCCAGCAAAATGCCGGCTTCTCCATAAAAAAAGCCCTAAGCACTTTTCTTGCCCCGAATACGCCTTTCGAGGCTTCCTTTAAGGATCTATTGGACGACGGGTCACCGATAGCCGTCAATATAAAAATCAAGCCCGGCAACAATCCTCCTGAAAGCATCCGTTGCATCATCGATTTTACGGGGACGGGGAGTGAGCACAAGAGCGACAATCTAAATGCGCCGCTTTCGGTCACACGCTCTGCCGTACTCTATGTGTTAAGGAGCCTTATTAAAGAGGATATTCCTTTAAACAGCGGCTGTTTGAAACCGATCAGGATCATTGTCCCCGAGGGCTCACTCCTTAATCCCGCCTACCCTTCTCCTGTCGCCTCGGGAAACGTAGAAACTTCTCAGCGTATAGTCGACGTATTGCTCGGCGCCTTTGGTGTGGCTGCTGCCTCACAGGGAACAATGAACAATTTTATCTTCCAGGTAGAGGGTGATACGCCTTATTATGAAACCATTGCAGGCGGATCAGGCGCCATGGCCGGTCATGACGGCGCGTCGGGTGTACAGGTGCATATGACCAACACGAGGATGACCGATCCCGAAATACTGGAAGTAAGACACCCCGACGTAAGGCTGGAGAGATTCAGCCTGAGAGAAGGTTCCGGCGGGGCAGGCAGGTTCAGGGGTGGAGATGGCCTTATAAGAGAATTGACTTTTTTGAAAGCTGCCGAAGTTTCACTCATATCGGAGCGAAGAACATACCCGCCCTATGGAATAGCGGGAGGCATGGCTGCGAAAAAAGGCCGAAACCTGGTGAGAAAAAATGGAATGCCTCCCGAAGAAATGGAATCACGCTTTAATATAAAACTGGGTAAAGATACGTCTGTTATTATCGAAACACCGGGTGGTGGTGGCTATGGAGAAAAGCTTCCCTGA